In Drosophila nasuta strain 15112-1781.00 chromosome 2R, ASM2355853v1, whole genome shotgun sequence, a single genomic region encodes these proteins:
- the LOC132783973 gene encoding probable G-protein coupled receptor Mth-like 11 — translation MKNHLRVFLIFGIFYIFQGCDYFDTVDLTNSIKFDNGSYQYEDVLIPKEKTREYDYQILFNGDYETVPKHIRGCVCHLKTCIRFCCYPKQLLLKDINDLEFIVQQHLPVPCHDHKYLEPDNPDHAWTLYENGKLLRHFDSALLTKQDYCFQPRKCQGLYKLVPYHCVKPPDRSNAYLQLVSIFFLLMVIIVYLILPNFKGDYFKCCICYFSCLTLSSILLVIVRCDWINLHQKVLCLRTGYIGYYFVISTFLWLLIINYDLWKTFNNIGISHGSKLYKYNIFAWGVAAVQLLLTLFVDFVIGNSSWSPNVGKYLCWIDVATWSSIIYYYGPISIYLTLNTKLFIITASKIFFRNRTNRRQLTQSERQRNLRTLTNFGTFFRLFVIMGVFWIFEIISYFGYTIFDISMKFNNMITCCQGITLFVATILKRDVLKALANRLRIGNTKIKMPHQVHNISQNGNCFIVTTNSN, via the exons ATGAAGAATCATTTAAgagtatttcttatatttggcatattttacatattccAAGGATGTGATTATTTCGATACCGTTGACCTTACAAACagcattaaatttgataatggATCATATCAGTACGAAGATGTATTgataccaaaagaaaaaacgcgGGAATACGAttaccaaattttatttaatggcGATTACGAAACAGTGCCCAAGCATATAAGGGGTTGTGTATGTCATTTAAAAACGTGCATACGTTTTTGCTGTTATCCAAAACAATTGCTTTTAAAAG ATATAAATGACTTGGAGTTCATAGTGCAACAACATCTTCCTGTACCTTGTCATGATCATAAATATCTTGAACCTGATAATCCAGACCACGCCTGGACTTTATATGAA AATGGCAAACTTCTCAGACATTTTGACAGCGCACTACTTACAAAACAGGATTATTGTTTCCAGCCCCGAAAATGTCAAGGTCTCTACAAGCTTGTGCCGTATCATTGCGTTAAACCTCCAGACCGTTCTAACGCTTACC tGCAATTGGTATCGATATTCTTCTTACTTATGGTCATAATTGTGTATTTGATTTTACCGAATTTTAAAGgagattattttaaatgctgtATATGCTACTTCAGTTGTTTGACCCTAAGTTCTATACTTCTTGTTATTGTAAGATGTGATTGGATCAACCTACATCAAAAAGTATTGTGCCTGCGAACAG GATATATTGGTTATTACTTTGTTATATCCACGTTTCTCTGGCTTTTAATTATAAACTACGATTTATGGAAAACATTTAACAACATTGGGATAAGTCACGGGTCAAAACTTTACAAGTATAATATCTTTGCTTGGGGCGTTGCAGCAGTACAACTTTTGTTAAcactttttgttgattttgtaatTGGAAATTCAAGCTGGTCACCTAATGTcggaaaatatttatgttggaTTGATG TCGCAACTTGGTCGTCGATAATCTACTATTATGGTCCAATTAGCATTTACTTAACATTGaacacaaaattatttattattaccgCCTCTAAGATATTCTTTCGAAATAGGACCAATAGACGTCAACTAACCCAATCGGAGCGTCAACGAAATTTGAGGACTCTGACTAA TTTTGGAACATTTTTCCGGCTCTTTGTCATTATGGGCGTTTTCTGGATATTTGAAATCATTTCTTATTTTGGATATACTATCTTCGACATATCAATGAAGTTTAATAATATGATTACTTGTTGTCAAGGTATCACTTTATTTGTagcaacaattttgaaaagagATGTGTTGAAAGCGTTGGCTAATCG acTTCGTATTggaaataccaaaataaaaatgccacaTCAGGTCCACAACATCAGCCAGAATGGAAATTGTTTTATCGTCACAACCAATTCTAACTAA